The proteins below are encoded in one region of Candidatus Thiodiazotropha sp. LNASS1:
- a CDS encoding rod shape-determining protein produces the protein MLFRRIRGIFSNDLSIDLGTANTLIYARGQGIVLNEPSVVAIRQDRGPGGAKSVVAVGEDAKKMLGRTPANITAIRPMKEGVIADFTVTEKMLQYFIHKVHESRIIRPSPRVLVCVPCGSTQVERRAIKESAAGAGAREVYLIEEPMSAAIGAGLPVDEARGSMVLDIGGGTSEVAIISLNGIVYANSVRVGGDRFDEAIVNYVRRNYGTLIGEATAERVKHDIGSAYPGNEVKEIDVKGRNLAEGIPRSFTLNSNEILEALQEPLSGIVGAVKTALEQTPPELGADVAERGIVLTGGGALLKDIDRLLQEETGLPVIVAEDPLTCVARGGGRALELIDERGGEFFMVD, from the coding sequence ATGCTGTTCCGACGCATACGTGGCATATTTTCCAATGACCTATCCATTGACCTGGGTACCGCCAATACCCTGATCTATGCCCGTGGCCAGGGCATCGTACTTAATGAACCCTCAGTGGTCGCGATCCGCCAGGACCGCGGTCCCGGTGGTGCAAAATCGGTTGTTGCCGTGGGTGAGGACGCCAAAAAGATGCTGGGGCGAACACCCGCCAACATCACCGCCATCCGACCGATGAAAGAGGGGGTTATCGCCGATTTCACCGTCACCGAGAAGATGCTGCAGTACTTTATCCATAAGGTGCATGAGAGCCGCATCATCCGCCCCAGTCCCCGCGTGTTGGTATGCGTACCCTGCGGCTCCACCCAGGTGGAGAGGCGCGCCATCAAGGAGTCGGCGGCCGGCGCAGGGGCGAGAGAGGTCTACCTGATTGAAGAGCCGATGTCAGCGGCAATCGGCGCTGGCCTGCCGGTGGACGAAGCCCGGGGCTCGATGGTGCTGGATATCGGCGGCGGCACATCCGAAGTGGCGATCATCTCCCTGAACGGTATTGTCTATGCCAATTCCGTGCGCGTGGGTGGCGACCGCTTTGACGAAGCGATCGTCAACTATGTGCGCCGTAACTACGGCACACTGATCGGTGAAGCCACCGCAGAGAGAGTCAAGCATGATATAGGCTCTGCCTATCCCGGCAATGAGGTCAAGGAGATCGATGTAAAGGGCCGAAATCTGGCCGAAGGTATTCCGCGCAGTTTCACCCTCAACAGTAATGAAATCCTTGAGGCGCTGCAGGAACCGCTCTCAGGTATCGTGGGCGCGGTAAAGACCGCCCTCGAGCAGACTCCCCCCGAACTGGGCGCCGACGTGGCGGAACGCGGCATCGTTCTGACCGGCGGTGGCGCACTGCTCAAGGATATCGACCGGCTGCTCCAGGAAGAGACCGGTCTGCCCGTCATCGTTGCAGAGGATCCACTCACCTGCGTGGCGCGTGGTGGTGGCCGGGCATTGGAGCTCATCGATGAGCGTGGTGGCGAGTTCTTTATGGTTGACTAG
- the mreD gene encoding rod shape-determining protein MreD: MINQAQSRNYIITLTLLIGFILTIIPLPEWATAYRPQWVALILIYWCMAVPERIGVGISWTTGLLLDVLTGTLLGQHALGFSVIAYIMLKLHLRVRVMPLRQQVFTIFILLLVERLLALWSTGAAGYPTPSLWYWITPLISTLLWPWVFIILRDMRRRFHIS; the protein is encoded by the coding sequence GTGATCAATCAAGCGCAATCCCGCAACTATATCATCACCTTAACCCTGCTGATCGGGTTTATCCTGACCATCATTCCGTTGCCCGAGTGGGCCACCGCCTATCGTCCGCAATGGGTCGCCCTGATCCTGATCTACTGGTGCATGGCCGTGCCTGAACGCATTGGCGTCGGTATCAGCTGGACAACAGGCCTGTTGCTGGATGTACTCACCGGTACGCTGCTAGGCCAGCATGCCCTGGGATTCTCGGTAATCGCCTATATTATGTTGAAATTGCATCTGCGAGTCCGTGTCATGCCGTTGCGTCAGCAAGTCTTCACGATTTTTATCCTGCTACTCGTGGAACGTCTGCTGGCTTTGTGGTCAACGGGAGCGGCAGGCTATCCGACTCCCTCGCTCTGGTACTGGATAACACCTTTGATCAGCACCCTGCTATGGCCCTGGGTTTTTATTATTCTTCGGGACATGCGACGCCGTTTCCACATCAGCTAG
- the mrdA gene encoding penicillin-binding protein 2, which produces MPQSSIKDYLHESQLFLGRAIASGTLVLLVLLILVGRLFYLQVENHDHYTTLSQDNRVKLEPLPPTRGLIYDRNGAILAQNLPAYSLEITPERTENLDYTIQKLSEIIDINEDDINRFHQLRKQRRRFDSIPIRVRLEDEEVARIAVNRHRFPGVDVKASLLRDYPQGMKTAHLLGYVGRINEQELQIIDTSNYRGTNFIGKNGVEKSYESMLHGNVGLQQVEVNAKGRVLRVLENQPPRPGDNLRLFLDMDMQATALEALGDYNGAVAAIDIKTGGVLTLVSKPGFDPNLFVEGISAKAYRELEQSLDNPLFNRAIRGQYPPGSTVKPFIGLAGLEYDVVGYHQENYCPGYYQLPGKDHKYRDWKKWGHGKVDLERAIVESCDVYYYELARTLGIDRLYEFLTGFGFGQPTNIDLDGELSGLMPSREWKQQKQREPWYPGETLIVGIGQGYFLTTPLQLASATATLANRGHHIRPRVVDSIEKPDGTLIESPKIVDDLHQLDPMHWNQVIHAMSQVVEGVRGTARSIHTDHYRIAGKTGTAQVFSIKQDEEYDEETIAKRKRDHALFIAFAPAEDPSIAIAVVVENGGHGGSVAAPIARKVMDRYLIGAPDAG; this is translated from the coding sequence TTGCCCCAATCCTCGATCAAGGACTATCTACATGAGAGCCAGTTGTTTCTGGGGCGCGCCATCGCCTCAGGCACTCTTGTCCTTCTGGTTCTGCTGATCCTGGTTGGGCGTCTCTTCTACCTGCAGGTGGAAAACCACGATCACTACACCACCCTGTCCCAGGATAACCGGGTAAAACTTGAACCCCTCCCTCCGACACGCGGCCTGATCTATGATCGAAATGGCGCCATTCTGGCGCAAAACCTCCCCGCCTACAGTCTGGAGATCACCCCTGAGAGGACTGAAAACCTTGATTACACGATTCAAAAGCTGAGTGAAATCATTGACATAAATGAAGATGATATCAACAGATTCCATCAGTTGCGCAAACAGCGCAGGCGGTTCGACAGTATTCCGATTCGGGTACGCCTGGAGGATGAGGAGGTTGCCCGTATCGCTGTCAATCGTCACCGTTTTCCAGGTGTCGATGTCAAAGCAAGCCTGTTGCGCGACTACCCGCAAGGCATGAAGACCGCCCATCTACTGGGATATGTCGGTCGCATCAACGAGCAAGAACTCCAGATCATCGACACTTCCAACTACAGGGGCACCAATTTCATCGGCAAGAATGGTGTCGAAAAAAGTTATGAGAGCATGTTGCATGGCAATGTCGGTCTGCAACAGGTAGAGGTCAACGCCAAGGGCAGGGTATTGCGGGTACTGGAGAATCAACCTCCGCGACCCGGGGATAATCTGCGGCTCTTCCTGGATATGGATATGCAGGCTACGGCCCTGGAGGCGCTGGGCGACTACAACGGCGCCGTCGCCGCCATCGATATCAAAACCGGCGGTGTACTGACCCTGGTCAGCAAACCGGGATTCGATCCCAACCTGTTTGTCGAGGGTATCAGTGCGAAGGCCTACCGGGAGCTGGAGCAATCCCTCGACAATCCCCTATTCAACCGCGCCATCCGTGGCCAATACCCACCGGGTTCCACCGTTAAACCTTTCATCGGTCTCGCCGGCCTGGAGTACGACGTGGTGGGTTATCATCAGGAGAACTACTGTCCCGGGTACTATCAGCTCCCGGGAAAAGACCACAAGTATCGTGACTGGAAAAAATGGGGGCATGGCAAGGTCGATCTGGAGCGGGCGATCGTGGAGTCCTGCGATGTCTACTATTACGAGCTGGCGCGCACACTCGGCATCGACAGACTCTATGAATTCCTGACCGGTTTCGGCTTCGGCCAACCCACCAATATCGACCTGGATGGCGAATTATCAGGCCTGATGCCGAGCCGTGAATGGAAGCAGCAGAAACAACGTGAACCCTGGTATCCAGGCGAGACCCTGATCGTCGGTATCGGTCAGGGCTATTTTCTGACGACCCCGCTGCAGCTCGCCTCCGCCACTGCAACCCTGGCGAATCGCGGTCATCATATCCGCCCCAGAGTCGTTGATAGCATTGAAAAACCCGACGGTACACTGATAGAGAGTCCGAAGATTGTGGACGACCTTCATCAGCTCGACCCGATGCACTGGAATCAGGTCATTCATGCCATGTCGCAGGTCGTCGAAGGCGTCCGGGGTACCGCCCGCTCAATCCATACCGACCATTATCGAATTGCCGGCAAAACCGGAACGGCTCAGGTATTCAGCATAAAACAGGATGAAGAGTATGACGAAGAGACGATTGCAAAACGCAAACGCGATCATGCCCTGTTCATCGCCTTCGCACCCGCTGAAGATCCCAGTATCGCCATCGCTGTGGTTGTCGAGAATGGCGGCCATGGCGGTTCAGTTGCCGCGCCCATAGCACGCAAAGTGATGGATCGTTATCTCATCGGAGCACCTGATGCGGGGTAG
- a CDS encoding DUF5666 domain-containing protein, protein MNSLIRKILISVAMGAAVAGLTSCGGGGGPQVADGGIGGTGITQGRVTSFGSIFVNGIEFNTDDASFTVNNMAATQDDLAIGMVVSISGSSDASNASGIADSVSYDSLIEGVVSSNDITNNNTLEVMDQIITVDGDTVYENQIDATTLENLPVNSEVEVSGFTDGTGTVLATRIEVKSLAWAGGELEVSGVISAVSGSQFQIGSLVIDASSIPSIPPAGTFVEVEGNSFSGGLFVADSIEIEGDGSRVVAEDGEEVEIEGQITQALDANNLFSLNGQVVDASATSLSGAASQLALGRIAEVEGVMNGDILLAEEIELKATSSERGEISGLLGIGNVDTAAGTVTLLGQTIKVDSSTIMESDVGESSSFTLEQLISSDYLEAKVYIDNGMLVASKLELENVPPNHNAEVKGAPNSAGPSTIEIFGIIIDISGVDDNSFTSQQIEVKGNFDNGVLIATSIEEKD, encoded by the coding sequence ATGAATAGTCTTATTCGTAAGATCCTGATTTCGGTGGCAATGGGTGCTGCGGTAGCAGGACTCACCAGTTGCGGTGGCGGCGGTGGTCCACAAGTCGCCGATGGCGGCATCGGCGGCACCGGTATCACCCAGGGCAGAGTAACCAGTTTCGGTTCCATTTTTGTCAACGGTATCGAATTCAATACCGACGACGCCAGCTTTACCGTCAACAATATGGCTGCGACCCAGGACGACCTGGCGATCGGCATGGTGGTCAGCATCAGCGGCAGCAGTGATGCTTCAAATGCATCCGGTATTGCGGACTCGGTATCTTACGACAGCCTGATAGAGGGTGTAGTCAGCAGCAACGATATCACCAATAACAACACCCTCGAGGTCATGGATCAAATCATTACCGTGGACGGGGATACGGTTTATGAAAATCAGATCGATGCCACAACGCTGGAGAACCTGCCGGTCAATAGCGAAGTGGAGGTTAGCGGTTTCACCGATGGTACCGGTACCGTGTTGGCGACCCGTATAGAGGTCAAGTCGCTTGCCTGGGCAGGTGGCGAACTGGAGGTCTCGGGAGTAATCAGTGCGGTTTCCGGGAGTCAATTCCAGATCGGCAGTCTGGTCATCGATGCCTCGAGCATCCCGTCGATTCCGCCCGCAGGCACATTTGTCGAGGTTGAAGGTAACAGCTTTAGCGGTGGCCTGTTCGTTGCCGATTCCATCGAAATCGAAGGTGACGGCAGTCGTGTGGTGGCGGAAGACGGTGAAGAGGTTGAGATTGAAGGCCAGATCACACAGGCGCTCGATGCTAATAATCTCTTCTCCCTTAACGGACAGGTCGTGGACGCATCCGCCACCTCTCTGAGTGGGGCCGCCAGCCAACTTGCGCTAGGGCGCATCGCAGAGGTTGAAGGCGTTATGAACGGCGATATTCTGCTCGCCGAAGAGATTGAGCTGAAGGCCACATCATCAGAGCGTGGAGAAATCAGTGGTCTCCTCGGGATCGGCAACGTCGATACCGCCGCCGGCACAGTGACCCTGCTGGGCCAGACTATCAAGGTCGATAGCTCCACCATCATGGAGAGCGACGTCGGTGAGAGCTCCTCCTTCACCCTGGAACAACTGATCTCCTCCGACTATCTGGAGGCAAAGGTATATATCGACAACGGTATGCTTGTAGCGAGCAAACTGGAATTGGAAAACGTGCCCCCCAACCACAACGCAGAGGTCAAAGGCGCGCCCAATTCCGCTGGTCCATCGACAATCGAGATCTTCGGTATCATCATTGATATCTCCGGCGTGGATGACAACAGCTTCACCAGTCAACAAATTGAGGTGAAAGGTAACTTTGACAACGGTGTGCTGATCGCTACCAGCATTGAAGAGAAGGATTGA
- the gatB gene encoding Asp-tRNA(Asn)/Glu-tRNA(Gln) amidotransferase subunit GatB has product MQWETVIGLEIHTQLATRSKIFSGASTAYGADPNTQACIIDLGFPGVLPVLNESAVDMALKFGIAVNAEIAPRSIFARKNYFYPDLPKGYQISQFELPIVGKGSIGIDLEDGTHKVIGITRAHLEEDAGKSLHEDFHGMSGIDLNRTGTPLLEIVSEPDMRSIREAVAYARRIHQLVVYLGICDGNMQEGSFRVDANISIRPYGQEVFGTRTELKNINSFRFMERALNYELERQIDLIEGGGEVVQETRLYDADRDETRSMRSKEEANDYRYFPDPDLLPVEIGEERLQRARQGMPELPDQKRQRFESEYKLSATDALTLTLSRAMADYYEEVVASGGDAKTAANWVNVELAGALNKTGLDLAQSPVSPKQLGGLLQRIADNTISGKIAKQVFEAIWNGEGDADTVIEAKGLKQITDSGQIERIIDEVIAANPKQVEQFRAGKEKLLGFFVGQVMKQTQGKANPGQVNKILMAKLKD; this is encoded by the coding sequence ATGCAGTGGGAAACCGTTATCGGGCTTGAGATTCATACTCAACTGGCGACCAGGTCAAAGATCTTCTCCGGCGCCTCGACCGCCTATGGTGCGGATCCAAACACCCAGGCCTGTATCATCGATCTGGGTTTTCCCGGTGTACTGCCGGTGCTGAATGAGTCGGCGGTGGATATGGCGCTCAAGTTCGGTATTGCGGTGAATGCCGAGATTGCGCCTCGATCCATATTCGCGCGCAAGAATTACTTCTATCCCGATCTTCCTAAGGGTTACCAGATCAGCCAGTTTGAGCTGCCGATTGTCGGCAAGGGCTCCATCGGCATAGATCTGGAGGATGGCACGCATAAAGTGATCGGGATAACCCGTGCACACCTTGAAGAGGATGCGGGAAAGTCATTGCACGAGGATTTCCATGGTATGAGCGGGATCGATCTCAACCGCACCGGTACTCCGCTGCTGGAGATCGTATCAGAGCCTGACATGCGCTCCATCAGGGAGGCGGTGGCCTACGCCCGCAGGATCCATCAACTGGTGGTCTATCTCGGGATCTGTGACGGCAACATGCAGGAGGGCTCATTCAGGGTCGATGCCAATATCTCTATTCGGCCCTACGGCCAGGAGGTCTTCGGCACGCGTACCGAGCTTAAGAACATCAACTCGTTTCGCTTCATGGAACGTGCCTTGAATTACGAACTGGAGCGCCAGATCGATCTGATCGAGGGTGGTGGCGAGGTTGTCCAGGAGACCCGGCTCTACGATGCCGATCGGGACGAAACCCGCTCCATGCGCAGCAAGGAGGAGGCCAACGACTACCGTTATTTCCCCGATCCCGATCTGCTGCCGGTCGAGATCGGCGAGGAGCGACTGCAACGGGCCAGGCAGGGTATGCCTGAATTGCCGGATCAGAAGCGGCAGCGCTTTGAATCAGAATACAAGCTGAGTGCAACGGATGCACTGACGCTGACCCTGAGTCGGGCAATGGCCGATTACTATGAAGAGGTGGTTGCAAGCGGTGGAGATGCCAAGACAGCAGCCAATTGGGTTAACGTTGAACTGGCGGGGGCATTGAACAAGACCGGACTTGATCTGGCGCAATCGCCGGTCAGCCCAAAACAGCTGGGTGGCTTGCTGCAGCGTATTGCGGATAACACTATTTCGGGGAAGATCGCGAAACAGGTGTTCGAGGCCATCTGGAACGGTGAAGGGGATGCAGATACCGTGATCGAGGCAAAGGGTCTTAAGCAGATTACGGATAGTGGTCAGATTGAGAGGATCATCGATGAGGTGATCGCCGCCAATCCCAAGCAGGTGGAACAGTTCAGGGCGGGTAAGGAGAAACTGCTCGGATTCTTCGTCGGGCAGGTGATGAAGCAGACCCAGGGCAAGGCCAATCCGGGGCAGGTCAACAAGATCTTGATGGCTAAGTTAAAAGACTGA
- the gatA gene encoding Asp-tRNA(Asn)/Glu-tRNA(Gln) amidotransferase subunit GatA, with protein sequence MHSKTIAELGAAMQAGEFSSVELTRHFIERIERLNGDLNALITPTPDQALAEAEAADRVIRSGQAGPLTGIPLVQKDIFCTKGVKTSCGSRMLDSFVSPYDATVVERLKQAGTVTLGKANMDEFAMGSSNETSYYGPVRNPWDRDRVPGGSSGGSAAAVAARLAVAGTGTDTGGSIRQPAALCGITGLKPTYGRVSRFGMIAFASSLDQAGPMTRSAEDAAMLLQAMAGFDSRDSTCADQPVSDYSATLNDSLRGLKIGLPREYFDAGLDSAVAASIDGAIDLYKQLGAEVVDISLPNTALAVPTYYVVAPAECSSNLSRFDGVRFGYRCEDPKDLEDLYKRSRGEGFGAEVKRRILIGTYALSAGYYDAYYLKAQKTRHLISDDFKRAFETVDVIMGPTTPTTAFALGEKTDDPVTMYLNDIYTIATNLAGLPGISIPVQPVGGLPVGLQIIGNYFTEGKLLNVAHRLQAETNWHLQTAEGFA encoded by the coding sequence ATGCATAGTAAAACCATTGCTGAACTGGGCGCCGCAATGCAAGCCGGAGAGTTCTCCAGCGTTGAACTGACACGCCATTTTATCGAGCGCATCGAGCGGTTGAACGGAGATCTCAATGCCCTGATCACCCCTACCCCGGATCAGGCGCTGGCGGAGGCCGAAGCCGCTGACAGGGTTATCAGGTCCGGGCAGGCCGGTCCCCTGACCGGGATTCCCCTGGTGCAGAAGGACATCTTCTGTACCAAAGGTGTGAAGACCAGCTGTGGTTCCAGGATGCTGGATAGTTTCGTCTCACCCTATGATGCGACGGTAGTGGAGAGGCTGAAACAGGCCGGCACGGTCACCCTGGGCAAGGCCAACATGGATGAGTTCGCCATGGGGTCTTCCAATGAAACCAGTTACTATGGGCCAGTACGCAATCCATGGGACCGGGATAGGGTGCCGGGAGGCTCGTCAGGGGGATCTGCTGCGGCAGTAGCCGCGAGGCTTGCAGTTGCCGGTACCGGTACCGATACCGGTGGTTCCATTCGCCAGCCGGCGGCACTGTGCGGTATTACGGGTCTCAAACCGACCTATGGACGGGTTTCCCGCTTTGGCATGATCGCCTTTGCCTCAAGTCTCGATCAGGCGGGCCCGATGACCCGTAGCGCCGAGGATGCCGCTATGCTGCTGCAGGCGATGGCGGGATTCGATTCCAGGGATTCAACCTGTGCCGATCAACCCGTGTCTGACTATTCGGCTACGCTGAACGACTCTTTGCGGGGACTGAAAATCGGTCTCCCCCGAGAGTATTTCGACGCGGGACTGGACAGCGCCGTTGCGGCATCCATCGATGGTGCGATCGATCTTTACAAACAGCTGGGCGCCGAAGTGGTCGACATCAGCCTGCCAAATACGGCCTTGGCGGTGCCGACCTACTACGTGGTTGCGCCGGCGGAGTGCTCATCCAATCTATCCCGTTTCGACGGCGTACGTTTCGGTTATCGCTGTGAAGACCCAAAGGATCTGGAAGATCTCTATAAGCGTTCCCGGGGAGAGGGCTTCGGCGCAGAGGTCAAGCGCCGTATCCTGATCGGCACCTACGCCCTTTCCGCCGGTTACTACGATGCCTACTATCTGAAAGCGCAGAAAACCAGACATCTCATATCCGACGATTTCAAGCGGGCCTTTGAAACGGTCGACGTAATCATGGGTCCGACCACGCCGACGACCGCCTTTGCCCTGGGCGAAAAGACCGATGACCCGGTGACCATGTACCTGAACGATATCTACACCATCGCCACCAATCTGGCCGGGCTGCCGGGGATATCCATTCCGGTGCAGCCGGTCGGCGGATTGCCTGTCGGGTTGCAGATTATCGGCAACTATTTCACCGAAGGAAAACTACTGAATGTGGCTCACCGGCTTCAGGCGGAGACGAATTGGCACCTTCAGACGGCTGAAGGTTTTGCATGA
- a CDS encoding DUF6502 family protein produces MDEIRKTLTASILKLLRPLVRLMLRNGFTYGDFADLSKWTFMDVASKEFGIPGRKQTVSRVSVITGLTRKEVSRLQKIDTPDDSAIAHQYNRAARVISGWLRDPRFQTKKGTPAPLYFDKGKASFSKLVKEHSGDVPPRAIYDELIRVGTIAKDESGKITLLSDGYVPRTGETGKLHILGTDVQLLIDTIDHNLQQGSRTPYFQRKVAYDNLPIEALIEFRNMSAEMSQSLLVECDKYLSQHDRDLNPDVDGTGRKQAGIGIYYFEQDVIKDE; encoded by the coding sequence ATGGACGAGATTCGCAAAACACTTACTGCATCCATTCTCAAGCTGCTCAGACCGCTGGTCAGGCTGATGCTGCGAAACGGCTTTACTTATGGAGATTTTGCCGATCTGAGCAAATGGACCTTTATGGACGTGGCATCCAAGGAGTTTGGTATCCCCGGCCGAAAACAGACGGTTTCCAGAGTATCTGTCATTACAGGGCTAACCCGTAAAGAGGTAAGCCGATTACAAAAAATCGACACCCCCGACGATAGCGCCATTGCGCATCAATATAACCGCGCCGCCAGGGTCATTTCAGGTTGGCTGCGTGATCCCCGCTTTCAAACCAAGAAAGGCACCCCGGCACCGCTCTACTTCGACAAAGGGAAGGCGAGCTTCAGTAAACTGGTCAAGGAACACAGCGGTGATGTACCGCCCCGTGCGATCTACGACGAACTGATCAGGGTGGGCACCATCGCCAAGGATGAGAGCGGTAAAATCACGCTCCTCAGCGATGGCTATGTTCCGCGTACCGGTGAGACAGGAAAACTGCATATTCTGGGAACGGACGTGCAACTATTGATTGACACCATCGATCATAATTTACAGCAAGGCTCGCGAACTCCCTATTTTCAGCGCAAGGTCGCTTACGATAACCTCCCCATAGAGGCGCTTATCGAATTTCGCAATATGAGTGCTGAAATGTCGCAGTCCCTGTTGGTGGAGTGCGACAAGTATCTGTCTCAACACGATCGAGATCTCAACCCTGATGTCGATGGCACCGGCCGTAAACAGGCCGGAATCGGCATCTACTATTTCGAACAGGATGTAATAAAGGATGAATAG
- the mreC gene encoding rod shape-determining protein MreC — protein sequence MKLIFTQGPSITTRLVAAVLLSIAIMVLDHRYNHLESLRSGLSVLLFPVQYLASLPLLLSESASDAINSRSELEAERDRLHAENLLLRARQQKFEALEAENMRLRGLLDSSFKVGDRVLIAELVAVEQDPFRQQVLINKGKTSGLFVGQPVVDANAVVGQVTHINPFSASVLLITDAAHALPVQVSRNGLRTIALGTGLINRLELPHLPNNADIKIGDLLTTSGMGGSFPPGYPVAEVIDVRREPGQPFASVIAQTTAHLDRIREVLLVWTLDPDIVADSMPTEEDEALPASTAPTGEAGE from the coding sequence ATTAAACTCATTTTTACACAGGGTCCCTCGATCACCACCAGGCTGGTGGCTGCCGTGCTGCTGTCCATCGCAATCATGGTCCTGGATCATCGCTACAACCATCTGGAGTCACTACGCTCCGGACTCTCGGTACTGCTCTTCCCGGTGCAATATCTCGCCTCGTTGCCCCTACTTTTAAGTGAGTCCGCCAGTGACGCCATCAATAGTCGCAGCGAACTCGAGGCAGAGCGCGACAGGCTGCATGCGGAAAATCTGCTGCTGCGTGCGAGACAGCAGAAATTCGAAGCCCTGGAAGCGGAAAACATGCGCCTGAGAGGCCTTTTGGACTCTTCGTTCAAGGTTGGAGACCGGGTGTTGATCGCAGAGCTGGTCGCCGTGGAACAGGACCCATTCCGGCAACAAGTATTGATAAACAAAGGGAAAACCTCAGGGTTGTTCGTAGGCCAGCCGGTGGTCGATGCAAATGCCGTAGTCGGACAGGTAACCCATATCAACCCGTTCAGCGCCAGTGTGCTGTTGATCACCGATGCCGCCCATGCCCTCCCGGTTCAGGTCAGCCGCAACGGTCTGCGAACCATCGCCCTGGGTACCGGCTTGATCAACCGTCTCGAACTGCCCCATCTTCCTAACAATGCCGATATCAAGATAGGCGACCTGCTGACCACCTCAGGTATGGGGGGCAGCTTTCCGCCCGGCTATCCCGTGGCCGAAGTGATTGATGTGAGGCGCGAGCCTGGACAACCCTTCGCCTCGGTTATCGCACAAACGACCGCCCATCTGGATCGCATACGCGAAGTATTACTGGTATGGACCCTGGATCCCGACATCGTTGCGGATTCCATGCCAACAGAGGAGGACGAAGCGCTACCGGCGTCAACTGCACCGACCGGGGAGGCGGGCGAGTGA
- the gatC gene encoding Asp-tRNA(Asn)/Glu-tRNA(Gln) amidotransferase subunit GatC: MSLDKSDVEKIAHLARMALDESQIDAYVEDLSNILDLVEQLEAANTDAIEPMSHPLHMAQRMRSDEVTEGDCREANQAVAPKTENGLYLVPKVIE; this comes from the coding sequence ATGTCTCTAGATAAGTCCGATGTCGAAAAAATTGCCCATCTGGCACGGATGGCCCTCGATGAGTCGCAGATCGATGCCTATGTCGAGGATCTCAGCAATATCCTCGATCTGGTGGAGCAGTTGGAAGCGGCGAATACCGATGCCATCGAGCCGATGTCCCATCCGCTCCACATGGCCCAACGCATGCGGTCGGATGAGGTGACCGAAGGCGATTGCCGTGAGGCCAACCAGGCTGTAGCGCCCAAGACTGAAAACGGCCTCTATCTGGTACCAAAGGTCATCGAATAA